A segment of the Bartonella henselae str. Houston-1 genome:
TGGCTGTCTCTGCTTTATGTGCCTTGGCTGCCGTTATTGGTAACCCACATTGTTCATAGGTTTAAACGAACCGTTACGATAACCGATTTCAATATATTCGACTCGAGCATCTATCAGATTTTTAATATGCTCAATAACGTAATCTAATGAAAAAGAAAACTGATTCCTGTATCCTCCGTCACACAAAGTAACATCAAGATTTTTAAGCATAGTCCCCCCCAAGTTGGTTATTTAGCTTGATTGTTTTTCTAAATTAATAAAATAATTTGCTTTTCGAATGTAAATTATAAAACCCACGATACAGCATGTTGCTAATAAAACGGCGACACTCCATGGATTATGTTCGGACATTTTCCCAATAACCGCAAAGCTCAGTGCAGCACTTCCTAATTGCAAAGCTCCCATAACACCAGATGCCGCTCCAGCAGCTTGTGGATGAGATGAAGTTGCCAAAGTTGTTCCTAACGGTAACAAAAAACCATTGCCAAAAGTAAGAATAGAAATGGTTATTAAACTTGTTACAAATGGCCATGGACTTATATACATTTGTAGGGCAAATAACACCCCTCCCAAGACAAAAATAACATATCCACGCCGAACAGCACGTTCCATGGATTCTTGCTTAAGAAACATTCGCGCTACTAGGTTACCTAGAACATAAGTTAAAGAAACACCAATGTAACTATAACCAATATATAAAGTTGATAAGCCCAAAGCTGTGAGGAAAAAAGGTGATTCTACAATGTAAGCAAAATAGGTTGCGTATGCAAAACATGGGATTACAGCATAAAAGATAAATTGTTTATTTCTAAGAATTCTTATACTGCTCTTAATAATTCCCACAGAAGTAAAAGATTGACGTTTTATAGGAGGGAGAGTCTCTGTTAATACAAAATAACAGAGCAGAATGATTAAAAGTATAAAAAGGCTTAAAAAGATAAAAGTGGCTTGCCAATTAAAAGCTTGTAATAAAATCCCCCCAACGAATGGAGCTATTGCTGGTGATGTGCCAACAAAGGGAAAAATAACCAAATAAAGCTTTCCTGCAGCCTTTTTATCCATCAAATCATCAACCAAATCGATAGGTTCTAAACTTTCAGAACAAATTTCTTTTTTTGATAATACGATAGTATTAGTTTTTTTATTATAACTGTTAATGTTAGCGTTATTGTTTATGTTATATAGGCATCGTTAAGCATACCGTTAGCATCATGCTTAATAACTTTAGCATCATCACAAGCATCATTTTTATGTTTTCCCATCTTGCCTGCGCTGCTTTTTGTGCTCTCTCCGATAATCTCTTTGACCGAGATGTTTTCGATACCTTCTCTAAACTCTCATTGGAGTTATTGAGTTCTTCTGCAACTTGTAAACTCCACAAATACCCATCATCTAAACGTTCGATATAACCTGTTTTTAATAAAACATCTAACGCTTTCATAAACATTTTTACTGAACAGCCAGTGTAATTAGCCCAGACTTTCATATCATTTAAAAGCGGCTCTCCAGTATAAAGCATTTGCAAACGCAATTTGATATAAACATTGCATTCAATGGGAGATAAACAAGCAAGATCAAGAATCCACTTATCTGCAAAAAGTTTCGTCCAAGGTAATTTACTGGACATATTTCCCCCCTTCTTTCTTTAAATATAAAATTGCTAAAGTATCTGCTTCATTGTCATCGAAAGTCATTGTTTAAAGAGTAAATAACGCATCTCACCATCTTCAAAGCGGCGGGGTTGAAAATTAACGGTACCACTCATGATATGACCATCCACACCATATATCACCCAGCCTGTTTTCGTGCCTAGATCAAAACAAAGAATCGTGTCAGTCATCAAATCGTCCCCAATAACGATGAAGTCTGTTTTTGGAACACATTGCATCAGTCATTTTTCTTCCTAAGCGCATCTTCTAAATCCCATATCTTCTGGTTCTTTCTACTTACCTCGTCCCTAAGCTCTTGTGTTAGTGTAAAAAAGTAACAAACTTGGTAGAGAAAATATAAATTGCTAGCTCTGAAAATAGCTGTAGAAACCATTTCCATCTTTACTATTCACCACTACCTTACTAATTTTTCTTCATATGATATGAGAATTTGCTTTTGCCTCTTCCTCGAGACGCTTAAGATCTTGTTGTAGTTTTTCAATTTCCTCGTCACGCACTTTAATCTCCGCATCATATCTTTTAAGATCCGCGGCACATTGATCAATAATCGCCTTAGTTTCTATTAAAACCTCACGTTTTCTCTCTTCGAGTTCATCTTTAAGATTTTTAGCCTGATGGCGATAATACAAAGCAAACAACATGACCCCGCTAAAAAGCAACAATACGACAAAAACTACCAATAAAGCTTCATTCCAACTCATTTAATTTGAATCTCCATTCATTATTCTGAGGACAATCATCACAACCTATCTTTTTAGCTTCGCACTCTATCAAAAAAAGAAGGCAACAAGCCGTATGTGCCAAATATGATAAATCACTCTCAACATCTTTATCTTCTCCACCAGCCTGATAATAAATGGCGCAAAGCAGCTACAATCCATCCCTTTACCCGAATTATTTGCACCAAACTCTAGAACACAACCAATTTCAATTAAGGCTAATGGCGGGATCAGATCACCACGGACTTCGCCTGCATCATTCTTGCTTGCTTCTTTTGCACCATCTTGTAATTTCCTATTTAAATGATCATTTCTCTTAATTCTCTTAAGGCTGTAAAGTTTCAGTATGCACACACGCCGCATGAACACCGGAACTTTCTAATAAGCACAACGTTGAAGATGTTTTCCTATCCCATAAAGCTTCTAAAAAATAAGCAACTGTACCTCCTGAAGGAATACCATATTTTTTCCAACGCTATATTTTTGATTTGTTGACGCCTAACTGCTTCGCGGCAGGGGAAAACCGGCTGTTGAAAAAAATCAAGCTGTTGGAAATACATCGTCTTCAGGCCTGCAGCTCTATCGATTGCTTTTCCAAATAAGCACAAAAACGTGCACGCATTTGCTCATCCACTCTCTGCCAGACACCCAACAATTGGGTAAAAATTCGTTCCTGTTCATTAATTTGCGGTGGCGTATTAACCCCATTGATCAAATCAAAAGCCCGCCGTAAATCCCCCTCAACCTGTTACAAAACAATCGCCACCCGCTGTTGCGCAACCAGCTCCATCTTCGCTAGCTTCAACAACTGTGCCTGATATCCGCCAATGCCGTACCACGCAAAACAGAGCGCAATTCAGGTTGTAAATGTCGAGCAATACAGTTGAAACGTCTTACTGACTTTTGAGATAAACCAATGCGGTCCACCACATGTTTGGCAAAAGATAAAGTTGCTCCTTTGCCATTTTCTTCGTCTGTATAAGAAATAGGGATAACTTGTTCCAATTGCACAAAATCTGCATCATCACCGACCAAAGAATAATATTTACCCTTTGATTTTCTATCCCCACCACGCTTAATTTCTCCATACTTCTTTTCCCACAATTCGCGGTAAGTCTGCACAAACAAAGCACGGTCAGTCACCGACAATTCATTGCGAAAAAGGTTTTCAGCAACCTCTATAAGCGCAGCATTCCTTTATCAGCTTTCACTACAACGGCATCAATTTCGCTATAGCCCAAAAGTTCGGCGGTCCGTAACCGGTGTGCTCCAGCAATCAGCGTGTAATTACCCTCTTTAACATTGGGCATATGAGGCACTGTAATCGGATTCATCAATTCCTCCCGCGCCATTGATTGCGCAAGTGCATTGGCATGTTCATCATCTACAAGGCGTATACGCCTAGGCACAACAATCAAATTTAAAGCAATCTCTTGAAACTGTGCCATCACGCCCCGCCCATCTTCGATAAGCTTTGGCAAAAACTGGTTCTTCCAAACGCCGATTAATTGTACGCAAAGAGCGAGCAACAGCTGTACGTTCATGCTCTTGCATGGCGACAAGACGCGGCCGCGTAACCTCAAACTGATAATGCAAAATATGAATGGCAATCTGTCGTGCTAACGCCGTATCAAACAAATGATGCGGTGGATCAATAATCATCCTGATCAGCAGATGCCTAAATCCACCATTCACCGCTTTAAAAGAACAGGCAAGCATTATTTCTAAACGTTCAGCTTCTGAATAAGGATTAAAGATTTCTCTTTTTTCCTCTGGGATCTATAAATTATAAGCTGCAACCATAACCACCACCCCCGATAAAGAAAATCTGTGAACCACCCAATCGCAAAAAACAACTCATCCAAACGGTTGCCTGATGAGACAACTGTGTGCAATTTTTCTCGTCTATTTTGTATTGATGTTTAGACATTGATAAACCTTTTTGTCTTATGGTATCTAAAGTCATGGCAAATGCGCGAAAACGCAGAGCCATGTAACAAAGTTTCAAGCAGCGTTACCGCGCGATAGGTAAGAAACAACAGAATCCCTGGTGGCGTGTTTTGCCACTTTGAAAATACGACTGTGACTCTTGGGGTAACGTTCGTAGAAAACCTGCTCAACGGGCAAGCCAATAAAGTCTGCAATCGCCCCCTCGGCTTTTTCATTGGGCCGTGTCCAAATGTTTTTAACACTGGAAAGGGTATTGATAGGCTTTCACGAGTTCTGCCAAGGTCATATTACGGTAGCGTAGCTCGGCTAAAATACTATGGCGATCCCATGTTTGTGTGATAGTCATAAGGTTTGCTCCTGCTTAAACAGATGCTGCAACCATCCCTCTTTTGTGGGATTAAATGTGTAATAACTGCCCAACATAACGGGCTGTAATATGAGGCGTATATCAAATATTCGTTTTGATATTGGAGTGATTTTTTGGCAAGCCCTGAAAAAGAACCACAAATAGAACTGGCAAAACAGTTACGTGAAGTATGATGAATGTTCAGAAACGAAGAACGGGGCATTTTTACGCAACGCCTTAATTTACAACGAGGTACTCTTACCAATTACGAAATCGGAACACATGAGCCGATATCCTCAGCAATTAACGCCTATCATAGAGTCTATAACATTAATTCTCATTGGCTCGTTACGAATGAAGGTGAAATGTTTAGTGATATGGCAACAGCAAAAGAAACAGGTTTTAAAGAACCTACCATTCCTGCTGGACTGATGAAAATACGTGATCGCATAGCTTATACAACCTATCGCAATGCAATATAAAACTCCCCCCGAAGATATAGCAGAACTCGCAGCGGAACTTTATGGAAAACTGTAAGAACTGGTTCGAAACATCAACGATAGTGAAGAAGTAGAACTTATAGAACTTACCTTGCCTCTTTTAAAATTGCATTTAAAGCGTCAAATCGAGGCTGAAAAAGAACATTCCAAAACTACACAAAATTAGACTTAATGCTACTCTAAAATAAAAAATGAAAGTAGAAATCTTTTTTGCTTTTTGGGTCATTTTTGGTTGATTTTGGCGTCAATTGAACTTTTGGATTGATTTTTTTCAAAGGGTCTTTAAAGGCGGTTTTCTGGGATTTCACAGACTTTTTAAAAATCTTCAAAGGATTTTTAAAGACCTTTCAAAGCCTTTTCTCATTTTTACGCTCAAATTCCGATTTTCGCTATTTTTAGCTCTTTTTTGAAAAAAATCGCATTTAATGATAGAAATTATACATAAAAACAATAAATTATCACGTATTCCTATCTAATCCCACCTCTTCCCACTTATTCCAAAACCTACTGTCAAACTATACTCATACCAATATAAAATTATTAATTTAGAAGAATTTTTAAAAAAGCTATATCCTAGAAATTATTTCGATTGATGTTCAAGCAATTTTATTAAAAACGTTTAGAAATTCATTTAAATGATTGACCTTTTGCAAGAACTTTGTAAAAAGACTTACTGAGTTTGGAGGGGTGGCCGAGCGGTTTAAGGCACCGGTCTTGAAAACCGGCGTGCAGGAGACTGTACCGTGGGTTCGAATCCCACCCCCTCCGCCACAGCACTTTTATCACGCTATAACTTATTGATTTTATGTATGTTTTTTTAAGGTGCGGGATGTATAAATAAAGGTGCGGGAATAGGATTTTCCAACATGCCTGTATAGGGTGCCTCTTTTTTTACCAACTTTCTCCAACAATTTTTTAAATTCTGCCAAATCTTGTTGTGAAAAATTCTCTAAAGTTCTAACAAATATGCCAACGGGTACAGATTTCTTGCCAATTTTTACAGAAGATAAAAAGGCTACAGATACGCCTAGTTTATCAGCCATATCTAAGAGGCGCTCTGAGCAATCAATGCAAAAAAGTTTGCGTAAAATTTGACCAAATGATGTAAGCATCTAGAAAGTCCTGTTAAAAGAAGAAATATCTCTTGTGATTCTAGCAAATATTTTGAGATTTTCTCAATTATTACGAATCAGAACTTCTTTTGAGGTGTTTTTTGAGAGCTTTTGTGAAAGATTTTGAGGGAGCTAATTTTTTGAAAACCATTGTTTTAGATGTGCAATGACATTATCTATGGCATCCATGAGACGAGCAAAATCGAGGATAAGCAAAAAAAGAAAAAATGCACTCCACTTCATGAAACGCGACATCACTTTCACACTTTGATAGGTTAGGATTATTTCTTGAAGCATTGCTTTTTCCGCTTCTGTAAGCTCTATTTGTTTTTCAGTGTTTTTTCTGGCCATGTTTCCACCCACACAAGTATTCCCCTTGCTTATTATGCTTTAAGATCTCTCTTGCTAAGTTTGAACTGATCACGTTCAGATCTTGCTGATTTAAATAAATGGGCAACCAACCAACACAAGAAGAAGCATATTTATGGATCCCGCAACCAGTCAGAGAGAGCAGCCCGCACATCAGCATCAGTTTTTTTGTTAACTTCATTTTCTATTTCCAGCCGTGTTGTTGCTGCCTTTAAAGCTTTTTTGGTTTGCTTTTGCTGTTCAGTCTTCTTGCCAAAATGAAAAGCTCTCATTAAGGCTATAAAAAAAGCGGCTAGAGCCGCGCCTGTTAACAGCAGATTTCTTTTCATCCATAAGATCATAGGCAGTGCTCCTGAAAACGCTTAGCCACGAAGAAAATGCCAGCACAGGCAGCAAAAACCATAACGGCAGCGAAAGCCCATTGGATGGGACCATTGCCCGCTAAAAAACCACTAAGACCTGAGAAAGATCCAATGACTGGTGCAAGGGCTTCGGCTTTGAAAAGCCCTGTTGCATGCTTTTTTTCTACCGTCTGATAGTTGGAGGAAACAAACGCGCCTTTCGCCCACAACCCTGCTTCTGCTGCACGACGGTGGACTAAGCCTTTTAAACGCTTTCCTCCTGCTCTAGTCCATTTCTGCAATTCAATGGGTACAGATTCATAATCGCCTTTATTCAGCTTTTTAAGTAATGTAGAATTTTGGAAAGCTATGATCCCTATATTATAACAAAAGGAAACAAGAGCACCAAACTGCTCGTCACTTAAGTCAACATAAACCGCTTTTTCTACCGCCCGCTCATATTGACGCAAGTCTTCCAAAAGAAGAATTTCCGCTCTTTTTTCCGTAATGACCATGCCTTCAACAACTATCGGCTTACCCGCTTTTTCTGTATGACCATATCCTATCGTCCAAACACCAGAAGCATCTCTATAAGCATGGAGCCGTAGCCCTTCCCATTTCTTTAAATAATTGAGACAATTTTTATTGATTTTTCGTGCCATCGTTCAATTCCATTTTATAAATATACCTTGATTAATACGGCGCCATCGCCACCATCGCCACTGGAGGAAGACGTTGCATCCTTTCCAGGAAAATAACCGCCACCACCACCGCCATAAAGTACCTTACTCTCTTTAGGAACTAAAGCGCCTTTACCACCATGACCGCCCCACATGCTATGGCCACCATCACCAACTTTACCATTATAATAACTACCGTCACCACCACCGTCACCACCATAAACACTACTCCCACCTGTACCGCCTTTACCGCTAGTGCTACCACGACCTTCACCGCCAGTGCCGCCACCACCACCACCGCCATAAACACTACTCCCACCATCACCACCTTTACCCCCTAAACCATAAACACTACTCCCACCATCACCACCTCTACCACCTTTACAGCCAGTGTTGCTCCAACCGCCCCAACCACCCCAACCACCATCGGATAAAAAATTATCACCACCACGACCACCACGACCACCTTCGCCGCCAGTGCCGCCAGCACCCTGGCCACCACCACCACCAAGAAAGCCATCTTTACCATTATAATCGCCATCTTTGCCTGTAGCATCCTCACCTTTAAACACGCCTTTTTGATAAGGTTTAATTGAGTTATTTCCACCAAAAGCTATAATAAATTG
Coding sequences within it:
- a CDS encoding lysozyme is translated as MARKINKNCLNYLKKWEGLRLHAYRDASGVWTIGYGHTEKAGKPIVVEGMVITEKRAEILLLEDLRQYERAVEKAVYVDLSDEQFGALVSFCYNIGIIAFQNSTLLKKLNKGDYESVPIELQKWTRAGGKRLKGLVHRRAAEAGLWAKGAFVSSNYQTVEKKHATGLFKAEALAPVIGSFSGLSGFLAGNGPIQWAFAAVMVFAACAGIFFVAKRFQEHCL
- a CDS encoding transcriptional regulator; its protein translation is MLTSFGQILRKLFCIDCSERLLDMADKLGVSVAFLSSVKIGKKSVPVGIFVRTLENFSQQDLAEFKKLLEKVGKKRGTLYRHVGKSYSRTFIYTSRTLKKHT